A stretch of the Streptomyces ortus genome encodes the following:
- a CDS encoding ABC transporter permease produces MVRRVLTLTSGRIAVVILTLIALLAVLGPLLAPQNPLATSDNTLAAASGSHWLGTDHLGRDTFSRLLDGSRVSVLGSLEVAVTALVVGAIPGILSVYLGRTFEWLTLRLADTLVALPFLLFAVAVIALLGNGITQAMLVTGALVSPLFYRVARAATLAVARSPYVEAALVAGASTGWIVRRHVWVKVLPPIAVAFAQTIGVGFVIVSSLTFLGIGVQPPAPTWGGLLASDLGYLSYQPWAPLAPAALIMITVWASNLLADAIRDVSGEAGRAFLNTRKARANRLGKPDPVSTGGA; encoded by the coding sequence ATGGTGCGCCGCGTCCTCACCCTGACCTCCGGCCGGATCGCCGTGGTCATCCTCACCCTGATCGCGCTGCTGGCGGTCCTCGGCCCGCTGCTCGCCCCGCAGAACCCCCTGGCCACCAGCGACAACACCCTTGCCGCGGCCTCCGGATCCCACTGGCTGGGCACCGACCACCTCGGCCGGGACACCTTCAGCCGGCTCCTGGACGGCTCGCGGGTCAGCGTGCTCGGCTCCCTCGAAGTCGCCGTGACGGCTCTGGTGGTCGGCGCGATCCCCGGCATCCTGTCCGTCTACCTCGGCCGGACCTTCGAATGGCTCACCCTGCGCCTGGCCGACACGCTGGTCGCCCTGCCGTTCCTGCTGTTCGCGGTCGCCGTCATCGCGCTGCTGGGCAACGGCATCACCCAGGCCATGCTCGTCACCGGCGCTCTCGTCTCCCCGCTCTTCTACCGGGTGGCCCGCGCCGCCACCCTGGCGGTCGCCCGCTCGCCGTACGTGGAGGCCGCGCTCGTCGCGGGTGCCTCGACCGGCTGGATCGTCCGCCGGCACGTCTGGGTCAAGGTGCTCCCGCCGATCGCCGTCGCATTCGCCCAGACCATCGGCGTCGGCTTCGTCATCGTCTCCAGCCTCACCTTCCTGGGCATCGGCGTCCAGCCTCCCGCACCCACCTGGGGCGGGCTGCTCGCCTCCGACCTCGGCTACCTCAGCTACCAGCCGTGGGCGCCCCTCGCCCCTGCGGCGCTGATCATGATCACCGTCTGGGCGAGCAATCTGCTGGCGGACGCGATCCGCGACGTCTCCGGCGAAGCGGGCCGGGCGTTCCTCAACACCCGCAAGGCCCGCGCCAACCGCCTCGGCAAGCCCGATCCCGTATCCACCGGAGGTGCGTGA
- a CDS encoding DsbA family oxidoreductase yields the protein MAQVLASPPVEVVEYTDPLCPWAWGSEPVFRTVRAALAGRVRWRRAYAILFDHDDDPPPDPAAETAWYARYIEEVSSHSRAPRPVRLSRMPADSWPSSLVAKAAARQGEDVAERALRRLRESVFVLGEPADTTESALAAVRGVPDLDPRRLAVDAASAAVLEQVRADRLEARRPVPEVLSAQAPWNGSPHPGTAKETAEGGHRYALPTLLVRTAGDYRVVPGRQPFEAYVAAVGELSPGLPAAPARLAPAHALERYRSLTDPERALLTEGHWPPPGAVRVDTAGGPLWLHPDEAATHPAVP from the coding sequence CTGGCACAGGTGTTGGCGTCGCCTCCGGTCGAAGTCGTCGAGTACACCGATCCGTTGTGCCCCTGGGCCTGGGGATCGGAGCCCGTCTTCCGCACGGTGCGGGCGGCGCTGGCCGGCCGGGTCCGCTGGCGGCGGGCGTACGCGATCCTCTTCGATCACGACGACGATCCGCCGCCCGACCCGGCGGCGGAGACGGCCTGGTACGCGCGGTACATCGAGGAGGTCAGCTCGCACAGCCGCGCCCCGCGCCCAGTGCGGCTCAGTCGGATGCCGGCCGACTCCTGGCCCTCCTCGCTCGTCGCCAAGGCCGCCGCCCGACAGGGTGAGGACGTGGCCGAACGGGCGCTGCGGCGGCTGCGGGAGAGCGTCTTCGTGCTCGGCGAGCCCGCGGACACCACCGAGTCGGCGCTGGCCGCGGTCCGGGGCGTACCGGATCTGGATCCGCGGCGGCTCGCGGTCGACGCCGCCTCGGCGGCGGTGCTGGAACAGGTGCGCGCCGACCGCCTGGAGGCCCGCCGGCCGGTGCCCGAGGTGCTCTCCGCCCAGGCCCCGTGGAACGGGTCGCCCCATCCGGGCACGGCCAAGGAGACCGCCGAGGGCGGACACCGGTACGCCCTGCCGACCCTGCTCGTCCGGACCGCGGGCGACTACCGCGTCGTACCCGGCCGGCAGCCCTTCGAGGCGTACGTCGCGGCCGTCGGAGAACTGAGTCCCGGGCTGCCGGCGGCCCCCGCCCGGCTCGCTCCGGCGCACGCGCTGGAGCGCTACCGCAGCCTGACCGACCCGGAGCGGGCGCTGCTGACGGAGGGCCACTGGCCGCCCCCGGGTGCCGTGCGGGTGGACACGGCGGGCGGGCCCCTGTGGCTGCACCCCGACGAGGCGGCGACCCACCCCGCCGTACCCTGA
- a CDS encoding ABC transporter ATP-binding protein, whose protein sequence is MSTTGHARGRRPADTAADGRAVLEVTGLNVHYGPRRQRRRALHDVSLSVAPGETVGIIGETGSGKSTFARTVLGLVRASSGRIVIGGEDVGAYGGRQWRGLRRRGVVQYVFQDPLRSLDPDLTIEDSLIEPLLIQGVARQEAADRARTFLARVQLSEDLLGRLPGELSGGQRQRVAVARALVTEPELVILDEPVSALDSANRVQILRILKDLRAAGTALVFISHDLGSVAGIADRIAVLYQGELVEVGAAREVVTDPRHVYTRLLVGSAPTLRGASADRAERDRLRALLHA, encoded by the coding sequence ATGAGCACCACCGGGCATGCGCGGGGCCGGCGGCCCGCCGACACGGCGGCGGACGGGCGGGCCGTCCTGGAGGTCACCGGCCTGAACGTGCACTACGGGCCCCGCCGGCAGCGCCGCCGCGCCCTGCACGACGTCTCGCTGAGCGTCGCACCCGGGGAGACCGTCGGCATCATCGGCGAGACGGGATCGGGCAAGTCCACCTTCGCCCGCACCGTCCTGGGCCTGGTACGCGCCTCCTCCGGACGGATCGTCATCGGCGGCGAGGACGTCGGGGCGTACGGCGGCCGTCAGTGGCGCGGGCTGCGCCGCCGCGGCGTCGTCCAGTACGTCTTCCAGGATCCGCTGCGCAGCCTCGACCCCGACCTCACCATCGAGGACTCCCTGATCGAGCCGCTGCTCATCCAGGGCGTCGCCCGGCAGGAGGCGGCCGACCGGGCCCGTACGTTCCTCGCCCGCGTCCAGCTCTCCGAGGACCTGCTCGGCCGGCTGCCGGGGGAGCTGTCCGGCGGTCAGCGCCAGCGGGTCGCGGTGGCCCGGGCGCTGGTCACCGAGCCCGAGCTGGTCATCCTCGACGAGCCGGTCAGCGCCCTCGACTCCGCGAACCGCGTCCAGATCCTGCGGATCCTCAAGGACCTGCGCGCGGCGGGCACGGCCCTCGTCTTCATCTCGCACGACCTGGGGTCCGTCGCCGGGATCGCCGACCGTATCGCCGTGCTTTACCAGGGCGAACTCGTCGAGGTGGGTGCGGCCCGCGAGGTCGTCACCGACCCCCGGCACGTCTACACCCGGCTGCTCGTCGGCTCCGCACCCACCCTGCGCGGCGCCTCGGCCGACCGGGCCGAACGCGACCGCCTCCGCGCGCTGCTGCACGCCTGA
- a CDS encoding ankyrin repeat domain-containing protein → MNRRRRKKMARRLVSAVAFGDSGRVDALLRAGADPETADSEGTTPLYAASVHGATAHVLRLLAAGARPDTESGRGAEGTPLCGAACWGHVETVRALLAHGADPRLREDHGTGRSPLEWAMTGPYPETIDVLLAATRARTTGPVVR, encoded by the coding sequence GTGAACCGGCGGCGGCGGAAGAAGATGGCCCGGCGGCTCGTCAGTGCGGTGGCCTTCGGTGACAGTGGCCGGGTCGACGCCCTCCTGCGGGCCGGGGCCGACCCCGAGACCGCCGACAGTGAAGGCACCACGCCCCTTTACGCCGCGTCGGTCCACGGCGCCACGGCCCATGTCCTCCGTCTGCTGGCGGCCGGGGCCCGGCCCGACACCGAGAGCGGGCGCGGCGCGGAAGGCACACCCTTGTGCGGGGCCGCCTGCTGGGGACACGTCGAGACGGTGCGGGCACTGCTGGCGCACGGCGCCGATCCCCGGCTCCGCGAGGACCACGGCACGGGCCGTTCCCCGCTGGAGTGGGCCATGACCGGCCCCTACCCGGAGACGATCGACGTGCTTCTCGCTGCCACCCGCGCTCGGACGACCGGCCCGGTCGTCAGGTGA
- a CDS encoding LLM class flavin-dependent oxidoreductase, which translates to MPRIIHLALHPYGVGGPGQHGLWKDPSVAKNASIDINYYIKQAQAAEHALFDALFIVDSQFINATYPAHYLNRLEPLTLLSAVATHTRHIGLVGTASSTYNSPFNLARRFASLDHISGGRAGWNVVTSFDTGTSRNYGLDEHLDYATRYGRALEFVQVARGLWDSYEDDAFPADVERGVFLDPAKLHELGHEGEHFKVAGPLNLSRSPQGQPVIFQAGVSEEGRDLAARVAEGIYAPGGSLRQAQEYYADIKKRTASYGRDPEHIKIFIHGGPVVGATDEAARRREREIFEEDNDFQGNLALLGRSFGAYDFSAHDLDAPFPDVAHLAEKGGRTGASKLIERAKAENLTLRQVAESVREFRSSPFVGAPGTVADTIEEWFDAGTFDGINLAFRNNADLELFVDGVVPILQKRGLFRTEYAADTLRGNLGLPVPANRHTREPGLADH; encoded by the coding sequence ATGCCCCGTATCATCCACCTCGCCCTGCACCCCTACGGCGTCGGCGGCCCCGGCCAGCACGGTCTCTGGAAGGACCCGAGCGTCGCGAAGAACGCCAGCATCGACATCAACTACTACATCAAGCAGGCCCAGGCGGCCGAACACGCCCTCTTCGACGCCCTGTTCATCGTCGACAGCCAGTTCATCAACGCGACCTACCCGGCGCACTACCTCAACCGCCTGGAACCACTGACCCTGTTGTCCGCGGTGGCCACCCACACCCGGCACATCGGCCTGGTGGGCACAGCGAGTTCGACCTACAACTCACCCTTCAACCTCGCCCGCCGGTTCGCCTCGCTCGACCACATCAGCGGCGGCCGGGCCGGCTGGAACGTGGTGACCAGCTTCGACACCGGCACATCCCGCAACTACGGGCTCGACGAACACCTCGACTACGCCACCCGCTACGGCCGGGCCCTGGAGTTCGTCCAGGTCGCCCGCGGTCTGTGGGACTCGTACGAGGACGACGCGTTCCCCGCGGACGTCGAGCGGGGCGTCTTCCTCGACCCCGCCAAACTGCACGAACTGGGCCACGAGGGCGAGCACTTCAAGGTGGCCGGACCGCTCAACCTCTCCCGCTCGCCGCAGGGCCAGCCGGTCATCTTCCAGGCCGGCGTCTCGGAGGAGGGCCGTGACCTCGCCGCACGGGTCGCCGAGGGCATCTACGCGCCGGGCGGTTCACTGCGGCAGGCGCAGGAGTACTACGCCGACATCAAGAAGCGCACCGCCTCGTACGGCCGCGACCCCGAGCACATCAAGATCTTCATCCACGGCGGTCCGGTCGTCGGCGCCACCGACGAGGCCGCCAGGCGCCGCGAGCGGGAGATCTTCGAGGAGGACAACGACTTCCAGGGCAACCTCGCGCTCCTCGGCCGCTCCTTCGGCGCGTACGACTTCAGCGCCCACGACCTGGACGCGCCGTTCCCGGACGTGGCGCATCTCGCGGAGAAGGGCGGCCGGACCGGAGCGTCCAAGCTGATCGAGCGGGCGAAGGCGGAGAACCTGACATTGCGTCAAGTCGCCGAGTCGGTGCGTGAGTTCCGCAGCTCGCCGTTCGTCGGGGCGCCGGGGACCGTCGCCGACACCATCGAGGAGTGGTTCGACGCGGGCACCTTCGACGGCATCAACCTCGCCTTCCGTAACAACGCCGACCTGGAACTCTTCGTCGACGGTGTCGTCCCGATCCTGCAGAAGCGAGGTCTGTTCCGCACCGAGTACGCGGCCGACACCCTGCGCGGCAACCTCGGCCTGCCGGTCCCCGCCAACCGCCACACCCGCGAGCCCGGCCTCGCGGACCACTGA
- a CDS encoding cupin domain-containing protein produces MSEPLTTPGEGFHPHLHDTEDRSNAPLRSRLHHIRAGSLDGDTAQSGGMRRFAAVSGKNVGSEKLWMGQTHVAPSTASSDHHHGESETAIYVVSGHPEFVFVDDSGHGGSEGGEPQEVRLRTSPGDYIFVPPFVPHREENPDPEDEAVVVIARSTQEAIVVNLPRLYALSPDES; encoded by the coding sequence ATGAGCGAGCCGCTGACGACCCCCGGTGAGGGTTTCCACCCGCACCTCCACGACACTGAGGACCGGTCGAACGCGCCCCTGCGCAGTCGGCTGCACCACATCCGCGCCGGCTCCCTGGACGGCGACACGGCCCAGAGCGGCGGTATGCGCAGGTTCGCCGCTGTCAGCGGCAAGAACGTCGGCTCCGAGAAGCTGTGGATGGGCCAGACGCATGTGGCTCCCTCGACGGCTTCGTCCGACCACCACCACGGTGAGTCCGAGACGGCCATCTACGTGGTGAGCGGGCACCCGGAATTCGTCTTCGTCGACGACTCGGGCCACGGCGGATCCGAGGGCGGGGAGCCGCAGGAGGTACGGCTGCGGACCTCGCCCGGCGACTACATCTTCGTACCGCCGTTCGTCCCGCACCGGGAGGAGAATCCGGACCCGGAGGACGAGGCGGTGGTCGTCATCGCCCGCAGCACGCAGGAGGCGATCGTGGTCAACCTCCCCCGGCTGTACGCGCTTTCGCCGGACGAGTCCTGA
- a CDS encoding ABC transporter ATP-binding protein — translation MTTLSEKATPGTLPRAAEPRTPTEPRTAAEIVATAATPATAATSATAAPVLAVRGVRVSDRVTDREIVHGVSFELTPGRTVGIVGESGSGKTLACRATLGILPPHFEVSAGSIEIAGTDIATLTPQQWTALRGATISAVFQDPASYLNPSIRVGAQIAEVVRVKKGLKRREARHRAVELLRAVQLRDPELVYGQYTHELSGGMLQRVLIAAAIAADPQILIADEATTALDVTVQAEILDLLAELRERAGLALVVVSHDLAVVAQLCDEVLVMREGEVVEHGTTSEVLHHPRHAYTRLLIAEHDQYGLEKFRTPQETA, via the coding sequence ATGACCACGCTGTCCGAGAAGGCCACCCCCGGCACGCTCCCGCGCGCCGCCGAGCCCCGTACGCCGACTGAACCCCGTACAGCGGCCGAGATCGTCGCGACGGCCGCGACGCCTGCTACGGCCGCGACCTCCGCGACGGCCGCACCCGTGCTCGCCGTGCGCGGTGTGCGCGTCAGCGACCGGGTCACCGACCGCGAGATCGTCCACGGCGTGAGCTTCGAACTCACCCCGGGGAGGACGGTCGGCATCGTCGGCGAGTCGGGCAGCGGCAAGACCCTCGCCTGCCGCGCCACCCTGGGCATCCTGCCCCCGCACTTCGAGGTCTCCGCGGGCTCGATCGAGATCGCCGGCACCGACATCGCGACCCTGACCCCGCAGCAGTGGACGGCCCTGCGCGGCGCCACGATCAGCGCGGTCTTCCAGGACCCGGCGTCCTATCTCAACCCCTCGATCCGGGTGGGCGCGCAGATCGCCGAGGTCGTCCGGGTCAAGAAGGGCCTCAAGCGGCGCGAAGCACGCCACCGTGCCGTCGAGTTGCTGCGGGCGGTCCAGTTGCGCGATCCGGAGCTGGTGTACGGCCAGTACACCCACGAACTGTCCGGCGGCATGCTCCAGCGCGTCCTGATCGCCGCGGCGATCGCCGCCGACCCGCAGATCCTCATCGCCGACGAGGCGACGACCGCCCTCGACGTCACGGTCCAGGCCGAGATCCTCGACCTCCTCGCCGAACTGCGCGAACGGGCCGGTCTCGCCCTGGTGGTCGTCTCCCACGACCTGGCCGTCGTGGCCCAGTTGTGCGACGAGGTCCTCGTCATGCGCGAGGGCGAGGTGGTGGAACACGGCACGACGAGCGAAGTGCTCCACCATCCGCGCCACGCGTACACCCGACTGCTCATCGCCGAGCACGACCAGTACGGCCTGGAGAAGTTCCGCACCCCGCAGGAGACAGCATGA
- a CDS encoding ABC transporter permease — MSTTAEEAPPARRRGVVGSRVRHTLGRLLVTLARSVAIFVPVFLVATFVTFALRSMSGLSPARIQLGEEATPEAVARVEAQWGLDRPFLVQYWDWFTGVLHGQLGSSWTNGADISTLIGLGLGVSLSVATFALILGVVLGFTLGTLAALKRTTWIDRAITGFVTLISVMPAFVVGIVLVAVFAVGLELFPSAGYIPAEQGFGPWLAHITLPALALSFDVVADVARQLRGSLVAAFRENYVTGAVVRGLSPRRIFLGHVLRNGIGPALATLGLKFPALVGASVVTEWIFGLQGFGRFANDSAQAGDVPAVQGVLVVSIVLVVLFNLIVNLVLARVTPASQRGV, encoded by the coding sequence ATGAGCACGACCGCGGAAGAGGCCCCGCCGGCCCGCCGTCGCGGGGTAGTCGGGAGCAGGGTGCGGCACACGCTCGGCCGCCTCCTGGTCACCCTGGCCCGGTCGGTCGCGATCTTCGTGCCCGTCTTCCTGGTCGCGACCTTCGTGACGTTCGCGCTGCGGTCGATGAGCGGACTCAGCCCGGCGCGGATCCAGTTGGGCGAGGAGGCGACCCCCGAGGCCGTCGCCCGGGTCGAGGCCCAGTGGGGTCTCGACCGGCCCTTCCTGGTCCAGTACTGGGACTGGTTCACCGGCGTCCTGCACGGACAGCTCGGCAGCAGCTGGACCAACGGCGCCGACATCTCCACGCTCATCGGGCTCGGCCTCGGAGTGAGTCTGTCCGTCGCCACGTTCGCGCTGATCCTCGGCGTCGTCCTCGGCTTCACCCTCGGCACCCTCGCGGCGCTCAAGCGCACCACCTGGATCGACCGGGCCATCACCGGCTTCGTCACCCTGATCTCGGTGATGCCCGCGTTCGTCGTCGGCATCGTGCTGGTCGCGGTCTTCGCCGTGGGGCTGGAACTGTTCCCCTCCGCCGGATACATCCCGGCGGAGCAGGGTTTCGGTCCGTGGCTCGCGCACATCACGCTCCCGGCGCTCGCGCTCAGCTTCGACGTGGTCGCGGACGTGGCCCGCCAGCTCCGCGGCAGTCTGGTCGCCGCCTTCCGCGAGAACTACGTGACGGGCGCGGTCGTACGGGGTCTGAGTCCCCGTCGGATCTTCCTCGGCCATGTGCTCCGCAACGGCATCGGACCGGCCCTGGCCACCCTCGGCCTCAAGTTCCCCGCCCTGGTCGGCGCCTCCGTCGTCACCGAGTGGATCTTCGGTCTGCAGGGCTTCGGCAGGTTCGCCAACGACTCCGCGCAGGCCGGTGACGTACCGGCCGTACAGGGCGTCCTCGTCGTGTCGATCGTCCTGGTCGTCCTCTTCAACCTGATCGTCAACCTGGTGCTGGCACGTGTCACACCGGCATCCCAGCGGGGGGTATGA
- a CDS encoding RrF2 family transcriptional regulator, which translates to MHISAKADYAMRALLELAREPSRPLTCEAIASSQEIPFRFLKSVVGELRRAGLVRSQRGCEGGYWLGRPAEEITLLDVTRAVDGELITLRGEPLADLVYPGPASGLPDVWREVEAGAAAVLGGVTLTSLLPGGATGATEAAGVAGALA; encoded by the coding sequence ATGCATATTTCCGCGAAGGCGGACTACGCCATGAGGGCGCTGCTGGAGCTCGCCCGCGAACCTTCCCGCCCGCTCACCTGTGAAGCCATCGCCTCCTCGCAGGAGATCCCGTTCCGCTTCCTGAAGTCCGTGGTGGGTGAACTGCGCCGGGCCGGCCTGGTACGCAGCCAGCGCGGCTGCGAGGGCGGTTACTGGCTCGGCAGACCGGCCGAGGAGATCACCCTGCTGGACGTCACCCGTGCCGTGGACGGCGAGTTGATCACCCTGCGCGGCGAGCCGCTGGCCGACCTCGTCTATCCGGGCCCCGCGAGCGGGCTGCCCGATGTGTGGCGAGAGGTCGAAGCGGGTGCCGCGGCGGTCCTCGGCGGCGTGACGCTGACCTCGCTGCTCCCCGGCGGAGCGACGGGCGCGACAGAGGCGGCGGGTGTGGCGGGGGCGCTGGCGTGA
- a CDS encoding ABC transporter substrate-binding protein codes for MPAHLITRRPGADRRSSRGAGRLRAAALGTAFVAVLTPVLSACGGDSAASSGGSTLKWTSSYFPTHWDPVVGGSGAQFRELALAYASLTRTDESGKAVPDLAKSWEYNDKGDEITFHLRSGLKFSDGEPVDGAAVKAAVERAQKQKNSALFGDLTSIESVEADGLDAVLHLSQVDYQIPQLLGQRVLQIASPKAAKNPGKLDQNPVGAGPFVVTQVIPGTKALLKKNPDYWDAKNIHIDNVELTSAPDASTVVSGLRTGVYNFADLDPSQASAAKKAGLDVFVQPGFNASNLSLNVNKAPFDNDKVVDAVRHAVNREEFVDKLTFGYGEVTDQPFPKGYEAYDPESEDAYPYDPAKSKKLLAEAGYKSGDIKLNLVVPAEDPQAEIVQSQLAKVGIKVTIKIDKNWATPFFAKDLTFSLYGTTGRDSAAQTLTAHFGPDGPLNLSTPYEPDGFEAAIAKVRETPLDAPDYTRVLRAATRAGLESKALVFTYSQPNLIAKSRSISDLPKNPAHIDWTGVTISGDN; via the coding sequence ATGCCCGCTCACCTCATCACCCGCCGCCCCGGAGCGGACCGCCGTTCGTCCAGAGGGGCGGGCCGCCTGCGGGCCGCAGCCCTCGGAACCGCCTTCGTCGCCGTGCTCACTCCCGTGCTGAGCGCCTGCGGCGGGGACTCCGCCGCCTCGAGCGGCGGCTCCACACTGAAGTGGACCTCCTCGTACTTCCCGACCCACTGGGACCCGGTCGTCGGGGGCAGCGGCGCGCAGTTCCGCGAACTCGCCCTCGCCTACGCCTCGTTGACGCGCACGGACGAGAGCGGCAAGGCCGTTCCCGACCTCGCCAAAAGCTGGGAGTACAACGACAAGGGTGACGAGATCACCTTCCACCTCCGCTCCGGCCTGAAGTTCAGCGACGGCGAGCCCGTCGACGGCGCCGCGGTCAAGGCGGCCGTCGAACGGGCGCAGAAGCAGAAGAACTCGGCGCTCTTCGGTGACCTGACCTCCATCGAGTCGGTGGAGGCCGACGGCCTCGACGCGGTCCTGCACCTCAGCCAGGTCGACTACCAGATCCCCCAGCTGCTCGGTCAGCGGGTGCTGCAGATCGCCAGCCCCAAGGCGGCGAAGAACCCCGGGAAGCTGGACCAGAACCCGGTCGGCGCGGGCCCGTTCGTCGTCACCCAGGTGATCCCGGGCACCAAGGCGCTCCTGAAGAAGAACCCGGACTACTGGGACGCGAAGAACATCCACATCGACAACGTCGAGCTGACCTCGGCCCCCGACGCCTCCACCGTCGTCTCCGGACTGCGGACCGGTGTCTACAACTTCGCCGACCTGGACCCGAGCCAGGCGTCCGCCGCCAAGAAGGCCGGCCTGGACGTCTTCGTACAGCCCGGCTTCAACGCCTCCAACCTCAGCCTCAACGTCAACAAGGCGCCGTTCGACAACGACAAGGTCGTCGACGCCGTACGCCACGCGGTCAACCGTGAGGAGTTCGTCGACAAGCTGACCTTCGGCTACGGCGAGGTGACCGACCAGCCGTTCCCGAAGGGGTACGAGGCCTACGACCCCGAGTCGGAGGACGCCTACCCCTACGACCCGGCGAAGTCGAAGAAGCTCCTCGCGGAGGCGGGCTACAAGTCCGGTGACATCAAGCTGAACCTGGTCGTCCCGGCGGAGGACCCGCAGGCGGAGATCGTCCAGTCGCAGCTGGCGAAGGTGGGCATCAAGGTCACCATCAAGATCGACAAGAACTGGGCCACCCCGTTCTTCGCGAAGGACCTGACGTTCTCGCTGTACGGCACCACCGGCCGGGACTCCGCGGCGCAGACCCTCACCGCCCACTTCGGCCCCGACGGCCCGCTGAACCTCAGCACACCCTACGAGCCGGACGGCTTCGAGGCCGCCATCGCCAAGGTGCGCGAGACCCCCCTCGACGCACCCGACTACACGCGGGTGCTCCGGGCGGCGACCCGGGCCGGCCTGGAGAGCAAGGCACTTGTCTTCACCTACTCCCAGCCGAACCTCATCGCCAAGAGCAGGTCGATCTCCGACCTGCCGAAGAACCCGGCGCACATCGACTGGACCGGTGTGACCATCTCCGGTGACAACTGA